Within Actinomycetota bacterium, the genomic segment GCGTGAGGATGCGGCCATGAGCCAGTCACCGTCGCCCCAGCCGATCGCGGCCTTGCCGGAGGCCTTCACCAAACGGGCGGTCATCTACTTGCGCGTCTCCACCGCCAAGCAGGTTGGCACCGATGACGTCGACCCGGACGGCTACTCCATCCCTGCGCAGCGCGACGCCTGCCGGCGTAAGGCCGAGGCTCTCGGGGCTGAGATCGTCGAGGAGTTCATCGATCGCGGCTCCAGCGCCAAGACCGCTGACCGCCCGCAGTTCCGACGCCTGATCAGTCGGGTGACGACCGAGCGCGACATCGACTACGTCATCCTCGACAAGATCGACCGCTTTGCCCGCAACCGGCGCGACGACGCCAATCTGTTGTTCGAGTTGCGCCAGGCCGGCGCCGAGCTGGTCTCCGTCAAGGAGAACATCGACGAGACGCCGGCCGGCGTCCTGCTGCACGGCATCTTGGCCACGATGGCCGAGTGGGAGAGCCGCACTAACGCCGCCCGCACTCTGACGGCCATGACCCAGAAGGCCAAGGGTGGCGGTACACCAGGCCGCGCACCCGTCGGCTATCTCAACGTTCCCCGTCGCATCGACGGGCGCGAGGTCCGCGTGGTCGCCGTTGATCCTGAACGCGCTTCGCTGGTGCAGTGGGCGTTCGAGGCCTATGCCACGGGCCAGTACACAGTTCGGTCGCTGCACGAAGCTCTTACGGCCAAGGGCCTGCGTACCCTCCCGCAGGGGAAGGGCGTTCCCGGACCGATCCCGCCGAGCGGCGTCGCCAAGCTCCTCAGTAACCGCTACTACCTGGGCTACGTCTCCTTTCGAGGCGTTGAGTACGACGGCAGGCATCAGCCGCTGGTCTCGAGCGTGTTGTTTGACCAGGTGCAAGAGATCCTGCGCTCCCGCCGGACGGCCGGCGAGAAGCAACGGGTGCATCACCACTACCTCAAGGGCACCGTGTTCTGCGGCCGCTGTGGCAGCCGGCTGTGCCTGACCAATGCCAAGGGCCAATACCTCTACTTCTTCTGCCTCGGCCGCCACCAGCGCCGGACCGACTGCCAGCAGCCTTACCTGCTGGCCGCCGACGTCGAGGCATCTGTGGAACGCTTCTACCGCCACGAGCGTCTGTCCGACGAATTGCAGACCGTCATCCGAAACGGCGTCCTGGGGGAGCTGGAGCGACAGCGCCAGCACAGTGGCCCGGAGATCGCATGGGCCAGGCGGCAGGTCGAGAACCTGGCAGCCGAGCGGCGGAGGCTTGGCCGCGAGACCGTCAAGGGGAACATTCCGGGTGACCTCGCCCGGGAGGAGCACGATCGGATCGACCGTGAGCTTGCCGATGCCCAACGCATCCTCGCAGCGGCCGAAGCCGTGTCGTCCCACATCGAGGCCAATCTGGATCGGGCTGTCGCCCTGCTCGGCCGCGTTGATGAGATCTACCGGCAAGGCGGCCCCAAGATCCGCCGCCTGTCCAACCAGTTCTTGTTCGAGAAGCTGCTGATTCGGGAGCGCGAGGTCGCCGACGCCGTCTACCGCGAACCGTGGGCAACACTGCGGAGCGACCAGCTTGTCGCCAGTCTGAGGGAAAACGCACGAAACCCCGGCCGTCGTTCTGTTGGCCAGGGTTCGAAAATGACTCTCTTGGCGCCCCCGGGAGGATTCGAACCTCCGACGCACGGTCTAGGAAACTCGCTGGACGTGTCGCGTTGCGCGCAAGGAGACGCGAAAAGGCTGGTCAGAGCGTTGCGCTCGCGCAGGGAGTCCCGTCCTGCGCATTCGATTTCGTGCTCGAGACGGGCAACTGGATGGGCAACTCTTGGGCCATCGACGTGCGGGTCCAAGCCCGGGTTCGACGCCCGAGACCCGCGCGCGGACGGGCAGCTCGCGCCCTCGCGTCGCCGCCATGCAGGGTCGTTGCGCCCCAGAGCGCCGGTCCCGAAACCGTGCGTCACGCCGCAATCGAGGGTCTTGCCCATCTGCCCTGCGCGCGCGAGGTCTGTGACCTGCACCGTTGCGGTCCACGGCTGCCCATCCACTCTTGTCACGTGGCGGCGAGGACCAGCGGCGCCCAGCGCGCATGCCCATCCCTGCCCAGGCCGGGGTCGATGCCCGTGATCGGGCGAGCGCCGATGCGAGCGACGACGTGCCGCCGCACCCGGTCGATGTCGCAGTGGTCCGCGAGACTCGTGGTTGCCGACGAGCTGCACCCACCGGTCGGGTGCGCGATTGTGCAGTCGGTCAACGCATGCGATCAGCCGCGCCGACTCGTCGCTTCGCCCGATGAGGTCGCCGACCTGTACGACGACGGTGCCCGCCGGCACTTCGCTCTCCGACACGCAGACATCGAACGGCGCGAGCACCTCGTCGAGCGCAGTCAGGT encodes:
- a CDS encoding recombinase family protein; this translates as MSQSPSPQPIAALPEAFTKRAVIYLRVSTAKQVGTDDVDPDGYSIPAQRDACRRKAEALGAEIVEEFIDRGSSAKTADRPQFRRLISRVTTERDIDYVILDKIDRFARNRRDDANLLFELRQAGAELVSVKENIDETPAGVLLHGILATMAEWESRTNAARTLTAMTQKAKGGGTPGRAPVGYLNVPRRIDGREVRVVAVDPERASLVQWAFEAYATGQYTVRSLHEALTAKGLRTLPQGKGVPGPIPPSGVAKLLSNRYYLGYVSFRGVEYDGRHQPLVSSVLFDQVQEILRSRRTAGEKQRVHHHYLKGTVFCGRCGSRLCLTNAKGQYLYFFCLGRHQRRTDCQQPYLLAADVEASVERFYRHERLSDELQTVIRNGVLGELERQRQHSGPEIAWARRQVENLAAERRRLGRETVKGNIPGDLAREEHDRIDRELADAQRILAAAEAVSSHIEANLDRAVALLGRVDEIYRQGGPKIRRLSNQFLFEKLLIREREVADAVYREPWATLRSDQLVASLRENARNPGRRSVGQGSKMTLLAPPGGFEPPTHGLGNSLDVSRCAQGDAKRLVRALRSRRESRPAHSISCSRRATGWATLGPSTCGSKPGFDARDPRADGQLAPSRRRHAGSLRPRAPVPKPCVTPQSRVLPICPARARSVTCTVAVHGCPSTLVTWRRGPAAPSAHAHPCPGRGRCP